In the Podospora pseudocomata strain CBS 415.72m chromosome 5, whole genome shotgun sequence genome, one interval contains:
- a CDS encoding hypothetical protein (EggNog:ENOG503NXTM; antiSMASH:Cluster_8; COG:O), with product MSTSNLGEFRHMRTGSLNIPPQAGHSSGGGIMAPMPAAAHRFDASRSPPNTSHVPCKFFRQGACQAGNACPFSHDLSSAAENVCKYFAKGNCKFGPKCANIHVLPDGRRINYGKNGVTIGVPPGVALGARVNPTTYHQPASSALTNSFMRADSPYNATAFALQDELYSHQLALESGVPTIDTTSYTSNPASAYGSPRDEEPNRFGLGLSPNIKGLSVLDAPLPASFDSNGISHAARGGPWPSSVPAQFGLDSPSSSLSAAKSGRTSDALRHLHASAFGNSHLSPSGLATQDISGFGSSPPSGSLGFSSALGGDEYFGKRPMHSNASRFAKIRMMSNSVPKVDMDWDDSEQFLFEEDYVPGTLANEVLTPTERARRGSTTNTIRGMDALNRETIAESCPPAPITKFGTPIQPSSPGRWGPLWGRQKEDDGHLETGRSFKHASAFGHVGSPLRNSSLASAITSGLDGNTVGVSALTQQLRDTQLSDDGSADSSPHIRPNVPRNANGAGVIGESRDKDGGLARHVSSTSIGSSATGRFKSPMDEEEAAFVFSMDDEDDAQARARKRGTGNQQVNSTASPLSATAWSNSYATVVANNRSAGANGEGNSGTGAVEAVGGR from the exons ATGTCGACGTCCAACCTGGGCGAGTTTCGCCACATGCGCACCGGCAGTCTCAACATTCCACCACAAGCCGGTCACtcgagtggtggtgggataatGGCTCCCatgcccgccgccgcccatcGCTTCGATGCATCACGAAGCCCACCCA ACACCTCGCACGTCCCATGCAAGTTCTTCCGACAAGGCGCCTGCCAGGCAGGCAATGCATGCCCCTTTAGCCATGACCTGAGCTCGGCCGCCGAAAACGTTTGCAAGTACTTTGCCAAG GGCAACTGCAAGTTTGGCCCAAAGTGCGCCAATATCCATGTGCTCCCCGATGGCCGCCGCATCAACTATGGCAAGAACGGTGTGACGATAGGTGTTCCCCCCGGAGTCGCCCTCGGTGCCCGCGTGAACCCGACGACATACCATCAGCCGGCCAGCAGTGCCTTGACCAACTCTTTTATGCGCGCAGATTCTCCATACAACGCCACGGCGTTTGCGCTACAAGACGAACTCTACAGCCATCAGCTGGCTCTCGAAAGCGGCGTGCCCACGATCGACACCACCTCGTACACTTCCAACCCTGCTTCCGCCTACGGATCACCACGAGACGAGGAGCCAAACCGCTTTGGACTGGGTCTTTCTCCCAACATCAAAGGACTTTCGGTGCTGGATGCTCCCCTCCCGGCGTCATTCGACAGCAACGGGATCTCACATGCGGCTAGGGGCGGTCCTTGGCCATCTTCGGTCCCGGCCCAATTTGGATTGGactcgccttcctcctcgctcagTGCCGCCAAGAGTGGTCGTACTTCGGATGCGTTGAGGCACTTGCACGCGTCTGCCTTTGGAAACAGCCACCTGTCACCGTCAGGACTTGCAACACAGGACATCTCAGGCTTTGGTAGCAGCCCGCCTTCCGGTTCTCTTGGATTCAGCTCGGCgctgggtggtgatgagtaCTTTGGAAAGCGGCCTATGCACAGCAACGCTTCCCGATTCGCCAAGATCCGCATGATGAGCAACAGCGTGCCCAAAGTCGACATGGATTGGGATGATTCCGAGCAGTTCCTCTTTGAGGAAGATTATGTGCCAGGCACGCTGGCCAACGAGGTGCTGACGCCGACAGAGAGGGCAAGGAGGGGCTCTACAACCAACACAATCCGTGGAATGGACGCCCTCAACCGTGAGACAATCGCCGAATCCTGCCCGCCtgcccccatcaccaagttcGGCACTCCCATTCAACCTTCCAGCCCTGGCCGCTGGGGTCCGTTGTGGGGGAGGCAAAAGGAGGATGACGGCCACCTGGAGACGGGCCGGTCTTTTAAGCACGCCTCAGCATTCGGCCATGTGGGAAGCCCGCTCCGAAACTCGAGCCTTGCCAGCGCCATCACATCAGGGCTGGATGGAAACACGGTGGGAGTGTCGGCCCTGACTCAGCAGCTTCGAGACACCCAGCTGTCCGACGACGGTTCGGCTGATTCAAGCCCCCATATCCGGCCCAATGTTCCACGCAATGCCAACGGAGCAGGCGTCATTGGCGAATCCAGGGATAAGGATGGGGGGCTGGCAAGACATGTCAGCAGCACCTCAATAGGTTCGAGCGCTACTGGGCGCTTCAAGTCCCCAatggatgaagaggaggccgCATTTGTGTTCAGCAtggacgacgaagatgatgcccAGGCGAGAGCTCGCAAGCGCGGAACCGGAAACCAACAAGTGAACAGTACTGCCAGCCCTCTGAGTGCCACTGCCTGGTCCAACAGCTACGCCACGGTCGTTGCCAATAACAGATCTGCCGGGGCCAACGGCGAAGGCAACAGCGGCACTGGTGCTGTTGAAGCGGTCGGTGGAAGATAG